In a genomic window of Choristoneura fumiferana chromosome 19, NRCan_CFum_1, whole genome shotgun sequence:
- the LOC141438746 gene encoding uncharacterized protein — protein sequence MSVILRNSECFHPCPRYGWVKGEASIYYKRPRSGQPRPQPFVRETACYKSGPSNAPKERPCCYDYPCRAHCFNHGACTRPSGRYARTVWYPGECCPVVPPCQAFSCPNPPHHPCCYYTCNRHI from the exons ATGTCAGTGATTCTTCGCAATTCTGAATGCTTCCATCCGTGCCCTAGGTACGGGTGGGTGAAAGGAGAGGCCAGTATTTACTACAAGAGGCCTCGTAGTGGACAGCCTCGGCCTCAACCCTTCGTAAGAGAGACTGCTTGCTACAAAAGTGGACCATCAAACGCGCCAAAAGAGAG ACCATGCTGCTACGACTACCCATGCAGGGCTCATTGCTTTAACCACGGCGCCTGCACTCGCCCCAGCGGACGCTACGCTCGCACCGTCTGGTACCCAGGAGAGTGCTGCCCCGTCGTGCCTCCTTGCCAAGCCTTCAGCTGTCCCAACCCCCCACACCACCCCTGTTGCTATTATACTTGCAACAGGCACATTTAA